Part of the Treponema sp. J25 genome is shown below.
GCAATCCCCAATGACCCGTGCAACCAATATATTCCTTCTGTTGATGGGAGCTTTATTAGCATAGGCTTTGGGAGTCTCATGAATAGTACCGATAACGTAGAGCAGGTCTATATCGCTTCCTGGTGGCGCAATACTTCTGGGAATCCAGGGATAGATGTCTATGCCTACAAGGCCGGAGATTCCTTCCCACCATCCAACCCCACAAAATACACCCTTCGCCCGCCGCGGGAATTGCCGGAAGGTTCCTTCTGGGTCGGTAAGTATCCCTATGATGAGAATACCGCGGGACCGGTCTATGTTTCCTACCAGGTTCGGGGGACCGGTACCTTCGTTACCTACAAATGGAATGATTCTGGAAATAGCAGTGAAGACCCCTATAAACTCCCCATCCCCAACCGGATTACCCGGATACTTTCCACCGGGGACCTGGTGGCCGAGCTTGATACCAAGATGTTTGTCTATAGCCCCGAGGGGAACCTGAAATACGTAATTCCCACCGGTTCCTGCCGGTTTATCCACGAGGTGTGGGTCAACGATGGTCTTGGTGGGGGTGGGCACCCGGAAATGCTCTTTAGCCGCTTGATTCGATGGAAGCTAAGCTCCTGGGAACAACAGCAGTATGGGGCCTATTGGAAGTACCAGGTAAGCCTGTACCGCATTCCCACGGCGGAGCTCTATCGCCTGGCAGAGTAAAGAAAGCGCCCCCACAGGCACAGAAGTGCCCCCATCTATACTCTCGAAAAGGGTCCCTCTACAGAAAGAAAAAAGAAGGTCTTCTAAGCCGCGAAAAGTGCCGGAAATACTTGCGGAATCACCTGAGCCCTAGGCTCTATCCCGGAAGAGGGTACCACCTTTAACCAGCCACGAAAACCCAAAGGCCCAGAGAGCCAGGGTTTCCAGTGCTAGAATGGGGGCCAGGTGCCGCAAAAAGGTATCCTGCCAGAGCCAGAGGTAGAGGCCGATACCTATAAGGCACGCTACAATGGTAATACCACAGAGACGGTAGAGCAAATTCCGCAGAAGTTTGCGGGGGCCGGGCCGGCCCGTCCCTGTTTTGGTAAAGAGAAAAAAGGCGTTGTACGCTAAAAGCAGAAAAAAGCAGGCCGCACTTACCAGGTGGAAATACACCGAAATTGTTGAAGGTAGGTGAAAAATCCCCACCGGCAGGGGCGGGTCGGCCGGATAATCGCTTGGAAAGAGGGCTATACCAAAGGCCGCAAGGCCGCTTCCGTTGGTAACCCAGTTATCCAGCCGGTCGTAGCCCTGATAGGTGATGAGAAAGACCCCTACGGCGCCGAGGATACCCACCAGGAGGTCCCGCATGTTAGTGTAGTAGTAGCTACTGATGCTCCCTTCGATATGGCCCGGTTGCACTATCCAGCCCCCTACCACAAGCACCACGGGCAGGGCTATGCCGAGCCAGCCAATGCTTTGTCGCAGGGTTTTATAGGAAATGATGATGCTCCGATTCCGCTTCCCCTTCACCGGGACCTCCTTTTTTCTGACTTTTTTTCTTACCTCTCCTTAAAACCATGATTTGTCCCGCTCGATCCTTTGCAGAAGGTGCCAGGTAGCTAGGTCCCTAAATTCTTTTTAAGACTTTCAAGGAAACTCCGCATGGCCTCATTGTCCTGATACCGGCTCTGGAGCCCCTCAAGGTAACGATTCCGACTCCGCTCGTCCTGCAGTCGTAGGACCGTTTCTACAATCTCCCGGGCCAGGTACAGGCTTTCTTTCTGACCCGCGGTGACAAATTCCTTTTCGTACCGAAGGATCCGTTCCCGTAAATCGGGGAACACCTGCCGAATGGCGGGATCGTTCAAAAAGGCCTCTAGACTTCCCCGGGCCTCCACCAGTGAATTGGCACCCCCTCGGGCAAGAAGGGTATCTTCCCTGGTCCGATAG
Proteins encoded:
- a CDS encoding DUF998 domain-containing protein produces the protein MKGKRNRSIIISYKTLRQSIGWLGIALPVVLVVGGWIVQPGHIEGSISSYYYTNMRDLLVGILGAVGVFLITYQGYDRLDNWVTNGSGLAAFGIALFPSDYPADPPLPVGIFHLPSTISVYFHLVSAACFFLLLAYNAFFLFTKTGTGRPGPRKLLRNLLYRLCGITIVACLIGIGLYLWLWQDTFLRHLAPILALETLALWAFGFSWLVKGGTLFRDRA